The following proteins are co-located in the Plasmodium brasilianum strain Bolivian I chromosome 11, whole genome shotgun sequence genome:
- a CDS encoding hypothetical protein (conserved Plasmodium protein) — protein MDPNNIKFSTNNEKICPNDVVFNKVISMSHLESKKNKGVLLHNPSINNHEMKDEQNFCRAQYVLGVNGDKYSNSNKDSSENAISMTINLQNKNEPRSLHHKNEETNMRGKYNTDKKKNKNYVNMFKTNMKNVINNIINRSLISGEVNNKDINNIEVNKISTERNKAENRILYKHESIELSNTNGKGNEVKFTPFSSVKTGEIKKINNVKSSNKEKDPLLIKRSLLKLKNDDKQVKGINIGKCFSYSTNKHMLLNENVSCKNNLEKGKKSEEDENDNNNNNSSSALRYNNAVINYNAINRSSAINRSGTINRSSAINRSSAINRSSTINRSSAMNSSIAIYRSSAMNNNNDPTTKSTTLNGNNMAANEATTSEQNKVISRISLIKHNKINELHPNLKRIALDSNILNNKINPAACAQNNRLKKNGLREKVKEKNRSVLSGINKNEKIQNKASLYCPMYISKKENCQRQEKSRTPMSNDSFHRNLKKTLINIITNSTKDENDRDYDIIKKACPDFVKKSDNTLYKSSLLNKEKRKPESKYSSPSNFINANERKLLRINEENVETKQQLMRRYSSLVHKRNSIFKKKGATERCSVSINEKIENVSENVNENVNENVNENVNENVCENENSQNKLINERSELSACKKEKVAGTNEKKAEDETGRSNMILPFITTHKCKHVSSVLFERNNNIWGKKNSLFRNKESVNGSSPLSLKKSTIGNDTSMIHTSSVYTRIRKPSSNNVRSEKPCSYNISSGKSDGNHVSSGKPSNMQSSTPRGNYRSGNMYKPSASPVKAVQNKSNALPTNIYKRASTMNMPIQKMNILDSNKDLANGREIVNAPMNQNANELRKWFNVKAQNKLTGNVRENFTPQNNKRVKDYSDALKLSLSKKYGGTLKNERYLQLGINHEKISKPKVSEKMKHNAATDNAATDNAAADNAATDNAATDNAATDNAATDNAATDNAATDNAATDNAAADNAGTHNSVYEPDDDKTVGAKHGGDKIDTTPLSIDINIKNYEHDAVLISERKNGKYKGDISSEPTSFHKTYIYKHTKENNLTMVKNSLIEQGNYITGAPNITYGKEIVTNSDLKKYNSNKKYIKTDDILPYEQIKCVTNIMENEFKHGMNKTNTDKVTTNSGDITSYINSLTDENSALIYDQQNEKTINHLDLDKANDVCHRDGSKYSSNEELICTYENIKRKHGSTGARQGGTKGKSSSENEKLEEKLAESLSKKLHENIVDNSTQNDQMSGTKNNFTLNLGKEKRTDINNLEAFKYAKEIKSHYNIEVKIKKELIENESAKNDNTDALNFECPTNNMDKKEKEKYEENCNKIDHVYIKKEFTVDDSDARKRKYFINEVKIDEGINKDEKYDKHDKQLKQLLLNRKNNLEKKLQQKDDLSASDAHVNKLAPSNDYHMEEVVSKEKINEKEINLSKDNNNGVTVLLLDNDALKRKSEQEKEQKNTENTLTGKNKSISIIGGNNRTKKFLLHYSICKIKKKNDKKAYTKKGVNKGNNDEINGKNADEINGKNADEINRENADEINRENAYEINRENADEINREDANEINREDADEINREDADEINRENADEINRENADEINRENDDEINRENDDEINRENADEINRENAGEINRENDDEIIRKNDDEINRENNNPVETNERSEIDAYRDNIIIPISEDQMIEEKISDLNMPQSCNENFSLHKYGNVVTNPNKSSTYNFFSNRKKKYYNFSLINHKINVGKRVTRLWKEKQNEMKKATCVLKDKAQLGVTNTEVFPAKKNNEKEQGKYKKKRKFENCMTNMTTSHKFRKKKKIKLSYYPSKKWDNVCNRDKRKHFKECEAKEYKKGNSNMQQNRILLNTDEENGKQKKKEKKKKIKKNEIKINELKINEIRINKIANVQEEVQKKYTDKGSENIFFYEHEWVTIILRIINNNNFHLAEKLMIFIFQKEEQLYRQYFIEAKEEALNNREGKKCNKSDCTGVNGCINKNTNKSCTSKNGQDERFCIGNNDTEDGYYGGCNDHNGDSRECRAEGKRKGKNLSPFMEQIFDNCPQEWPLLDVGILIIVSQIVCYIFNMNKWDIFYEGCKIFEKYCIAILLNSSLITSKKDGSRLLMFEHDFFYKIITPRGGEPKSGISNVGYTGCSGRMNNILNYHMNYLTNDYLIKEKTILDVIFLALAYYITVSQNLSEYIEKNNILCYLNFFQKNAGVRKRGLTNEDSERGKKETKKRVNMPGDRSIRPNGPHGPDGSNGSNGSDGPSESTNKTKEAGGVNKMELSLANRRSIQKSRYAFSRFSENLQNRIKGEPLQHEKSKIKTYERNVKRRLSLLRTTRCISEVQRGKHVKGSSSSSRRSSSSSRCSSSSCSSSSCSSSSRSRSSCSSSSRSRSSCSSSSRSSNNGSHVKRGVYEGIGRDSSINESLYATELLTQNGHIKREGNTKEQRKSKSKGEMNRQNIGACDIENFFLFKNNKINTIVKYHTNSAFEKLLCLIIIEIFNLIYDTREYSVENILIIRKFFRVFLNYTQKRFIYWSIQMHSVEVSDLVERCSLEMLNTIFTEDILKNINVQSVDGKASIVMDEEEGGEKSTIKNYKESNKILPFPCKVYDNYFNMWMWIERIFNENFYEINNLMYNNTYHFEKNYIESGDIYINYGKIELISHNIKRFSSLQKHNCAILKKYWIIFGLKVKNKKMESSKEWLSPSSLLTYNSFRDTTTTASNNNSNSSSNSSSNSSSDSDSNRDGNRDGNRDGNRDSNRDSNNDILRVATQDAFKNKSFFTLEKKDYRHDILTFHFLSSIESICNVYQSMEEIPSFLHLKNKNHLINCIIKKKRDDDSSINLVRATSTNEGKLLSLSSTTSLFNRDGKDNQDNEGDNDNTDNRDQHIGSTYPLNEESNGDILWLKQLKRRLKIYDIQWHEEYEKRYLNLVICMKMMKNKFKDNKLFNHIMKCNVSSIWLNKNQIYLQYIQIAINCKFLLGSSYHDIYLFIKKNYAFVLNLVWRSVNKQGSEKNKKNKLKYSNMGGSKMKQNKETERLTSASDLCAMDDEANTNLNTCTQYKYKENLIDEKFFAMSWEIANFYFCILYYKLKLRSILVELLKWVEFFEKVKNSIKFESFKFRCTSYILHILIFMNDYKYAHKVVKHNSKYYFKESHLRNEKLDDRQGKDVCSYCGRDPHLSSYSNWSRNTNVCNRQSGRKEANRTAGNEMEEGVKMYCSRSVFPYDDRKSLYYAHIINKCYLYEKWINFLLKKYNSLITYLLIRKNIIKLILFNSKNLRFLMIKKKENISVKRVSAKMVRLQQVILSLYYLCVKLYKNYYYHSSILHYNTSKQILDASRYLNIVIKKKEITMNYMNLCTRQKGQNLKEEANSDKPSCSIHHTLSNNLLHVDTLCKDNNNRNSSKDNNNNRNSSKDNVNNNNNNNNNNNNSITTFLKNYSLNYGQHDYTNLTDETSTYSKFHSGYYYPTNSKENNENNNQEENSDDMFYMHALILSIQIQYILSICIIICSDLFNFPKKVKRLIKINDKNTMKVKGYTNRMYNDTFDNNDDYYNQNDCTNLTFVSSGQNIKPADMVVSSKYLLNRTYNNSADERYSRGWNSDTIAGSMNNKKKLDKSNRSKALNKLGRSNRSEALNKLGRSNRSDASNKSDSSNKSYAISTFSDVVSGSHGNTIQPLLIKKKNREKYIHSTISKVKKTNERNINTKNGYHILVKISTWLSKNSACQLTWIAQKLFKMCLPELLCIALTLQANMFMSKSILTNIKRIDRILRLCAESPQLVYFATESLNNYKNKQNFKLYRNYFNINKKYRKIFLKKKKDINNSRDILYKLCEYFLKPSESNKLAN, from the exons ATGGATCCTAATAACATAAAGTTTTCaacaaataatgaaaagattTGTCCTAATGATGTTGTGtttaataaagtaataagTATGTCACATTtggaaagtaaaaaaaataagggtGTACTGTTACATAATCCAAGTATAAACAACCATGAAATGAAAGATGAACAAAATTTCTGTAGAGCGCAATATGTTCTTGGCGTAAATGGGGATAAGTACAGTAATTCCAACAAAGACTCTTCCGAAAACGCCATCAGTATGACAATCAATTTGCAGAATAAGAATGAGCCAAGAAGCTTGCATCATAAAAATGAGGAGACCAATATGCGAGGTAAATATAATAcggataagaaaaaaaacaaaaactaCGTGAATATGTTTAAAACTAATATGAAGAATGTTATCaacaatataattaatagGAGTTTAATATCAGGGGAAGTAAATAATAAggacataaataatatagaagTGAACAAAATAAGTACAGAAAGAAATAAAGCGGAAAATAGGATACTATACAAACATGAAAGTATAGAGTTGTCTAATACAAATGGGAAAGGAAACGAAGTAAAATTTACACCTTTTAGTTCTGTTAAAACAGgagagataaaaaaaatcaacaATGTAAAAAGTAgcaataaagaaaaagatccTTTACTTATTAAAAGATCATTgcttaaattaaaaaatgacgATAAACAAGTGAAAGGAATAAATATAGGAAAATGCTTTTCCTATAGTACAAATAAGCATATgcttttaaatgaaaatgtaagTTGCAAGAATAATTTGGAAAAAGGCAAAAAGAGTGAGGAGGATGagaatgataataataataataatagtagtagtgcATTAAGGTACAATAATGCAGTAATTAACTATAATGCAATAAATAGAAGTAGTGCAATAAATAGAAGTGGCACAATAAATAGAAGTAGTGCAATAAATAGAAGTAGTGCAATAAATAGAAGTAGCACAATAAATAGAAGTAGCGCAATGAATAGTAGTATCGCAATATATAGAAGTAGTGCAATgaataacaataatgatCCTACTACTAAGAGTACTACACTAAATGGAAACAATATGGCAGCAAATGAAGCAACAACTAGCGAACAGAACAAAGTAATTTCACGCATTTCTCTCATTAAACATAACAAGATAAACGAACTACATCCTAATTTGAAAAGAATAGCGTTAGATTcgaacattttaaataataaaattaaccCAGCTGCTTGTGCACAAAACAACAGATTAAAGAAGAACGGGTTAAGGGAAAAagtgaaagaaaaaaatagatctGTCCTATCaggtattaataaaaatgaaaagattcAAAATAAAGCTAGTTTATATTGTCCTAtgtatatatcaaaaaaagaaaattgtcAACGTCAAGAGAAAAGTAGGACGCCTATGAGTAATGACAGTTTTCATAGAaatctaaaaaaaacattaattaatattattacgaACTCAACTAAAGACGAAAATGACAGAGATTATGATATAATTAAGAAAGCATGTCCtgattttgtaaaaaaaagcgataatactttatataaaagtagtttattaaataaagagaaaaggAAACCAGAAAGTAAGTACTCTTCACCctcaaattttattaatgcaaatgaaagaaaattgCTACGAATAAACGAAGAAAACGTTGAAACAAAACAACAGTTAATGAGAAGATATTCATCCTTAGTTCACAAGAGAaattctatatttaaaaaaaaaggtgctACCGAAAGGTGTAGTGTTtctattaatgaaaaaattgaaaatgtaagtgaaaatgtaaatgaaaatgtaaatgaaaatgtaaatgaaaatgtaaatgaaaatgtatgtgaaaatgaaaatagcCAAAATAAACTAATCAATGAGAGGAGTGAATTATCAGCATGTAAAAAGGAGAAAGTCGCTGGAACCAATGAGAAGAAAGCCGAGGACGAAACAGGTAGATCTAACATGATCTTACCATTTATTACAACTCATAAATGTAAGCATGTGTCTAGCGTACTGTTTGAAcggaataataatatatgggGAAAGAAAAATTCCCTATTCAGGAATAAAGAATCAGTGAATGGTAGTTCCCCTTTATCGCTAAAAAAAAGCACCATCGGTAATGATACTAGCATGATCCATACTAGTTCCGTCTATACTAGAATTAGGAAGCctagtagtaataatgttAGAAGTGAAAAGCCTTGCAGTTATAATATTAGTAGTGGTAAATCTGATGGCAATCATGTTAGTAGTGGTAAACCTAGTAATATGCAGAGCAGTACACCTAGGGGTAATTATCGTAGTggtaatatgtataaacctAGTGCCAGCCCAGTGAAAGCTGTACAGAATAAAAGTAATGCATTACcaacaaacatatataaaagagcAAGCACAATGAATATGCcaatacaaaaaatgaatattttagaTTCAAATAAAGATTTAGCAAATGGTAGGGAAATAGTGAATGCTCCAATGAATCAGAATGCTAATGAACTAAGAAAATGGTTTAATGTTAAAGCTCAAAATAAGTTGACTGGAAATGTGAGGGAAAATTTTACCCCCCAGAACAACAAACGTGTGAAGGATTATTCGGACGcattaaaattatctttaagcaaaaaatatGGTGGTACATTAAAGAATGAGCGATACTTGCAGTTAGGTATTAATCATGAAAAAATTTCGAAGCCTAAGGTTAGCGAAAAAATGAAGCATAATGCTGCTACTGATAATGCTGCTACTGATAATGCTGCTGCTGATAATGCTGCTACTGATAATGCTGCTACTGATAATGCTGCTACTGATAATGCTGCTACTGATAATGCTGCTACTGATAATGCTGCTACTGATAATGCTGCTACTGATAATGCTGCTGCTGATAATGCTGGTACTCATAACTCGGTTTATGAGCCAGATGATGACAAAACTGTCGGTGCTAAACATGGCGGTGATAAAATAGACACCACACCACTCAGTAtcgatataaatataaagaattatgAACACGATGCAGTTCTAATAagtgaaagaaaaaatggtaaatataAAGGTGACATTTCATCAGAACCAACTAGCTTTCAcaaaacgtatatatataaacatactaAAGAGAATAATTTAACTATGGTAAAAAACAGCCTGATTGAGCAAGGTAATTATATTACAGGAGCACCGAACATAACATATGGAAAAGAAATTGTAACTAATTCGGACCTTAAAAAGTATAACTCAaacaaaaagtatataaaaacagATGATATTCTACCTTATGAGCAAATTAAATGTGTTACCAATATAATGGAAAATGAATTCAAACATGGTATGAACAAAACAAATACTGATAAGGTAACTACAAATTCTGGTGATATAACCAGTTATATAAACAGTTTAACTGATGAAAATTCTGCATTAATATATGAtcaacaaaatgaaaagacTATAAATCATCTGGACCTTGACAAAGCAAACGACGTGTGCCACAGAGATGGAAGTAAATATTCATCTAATGAGGAgcttatatgtacatacgagAACATCAAAAGGAAGCATGGGTCTACAGGCGCACGACAAGGTGGCACAAAGGGGAAGAGTTCTAGTGAGAATGAAAAATTGGAAGAAAAATTGGCGGAAAGTTTATCCAAGAAACTACACGAAAATATTGTAGATAACTCTACCCAAAATGATCAAATGAGCGGTaccaaaaataattttacgcTTAATttgggaaaagaaaaaaggacgGATATTAACAACCTGGAAGCATTTAAATATgctaaagaaataaaaagtcATTATAACATAGAagtaaagataaaaaaagaactaaTTGAAAATGAATCAGCTAAGAATGATAACACCGATGCTCTAAATTTTGAGTGTCCTACTAACAATATggacaaaaaagaaaaggaaaaatatgagGAAAATTGTAACAAAATTGaccatgtatatataaaaaaagaatttacaGTTGATGACTCAGATGcaagaaaaaggaaatatttcataaacGAAGTAAAAATCGATGAAGGGATAAACAAAGACGAAAAATACGATAAACACGATAAACAGTTAAAACAATTGCTTTTAAATCGTAAAAATAACTTAGAAAAAAAGCTTCAACAAAAGGATGATTTGTCAGCTAGTGATGCACATGTAAATAAGTTAGCTCCTTCAAATGATTATCATATGGAAGAGGTTGTATCGAAGgagaaaataaatgaaaaggagATAAATTTGTCCAAGGATAACAACAACGGCGTTACAGTGTTGCTCTTAGACAATGATGCATTGAAAAGAAAGAGCGAACAAGAAAAGGAGCAAAAGAATACAGAGAATACTTTAACTGGTAAAAACAAGAGCATTTCAATAATTGGGGGAAATAATAGAACTAAAAAGTTCTTACTGCACTATAGCAtatgcaaaattaaaaaaaaaaatgacaaaaaggcatacacaaaaaaagggGTAAACAAAGGAAATAATGATGagataaatggaaaaaatgctgacgaaataaatggaaaaaatgctGACGAAATAAATAGAGAAAATGCTGACGAAATTAATAGAGAAAATGCTTACGAAATTAATAGAGAAAATGCTGACGAAATTAATAGAGAAGATGCTAACGAAATAAATAGAGAAGATGCTGACGAAATAAATAGAGAAGATGCTGACGAAATAAATAGAGAAAATGCTGACGAAATAAATAGAGAAAATGCTGACGAAATAAATAGAGAAAATGATGACGAAATAAATAGAGAAAATGATGACGAAATAAATAGAGAAAATGCTGACGAAATAAATAGAGAAAATGCTGGTGAAATTAATAGAGAAAATGATGACGaaataattagaaaaaatgatgaCGAAATTAATAGAGAAAATAATAACCCGGTAGAAACAAATGAACGTAGTGAAATTGATGCTTACAGggataatattattattcctatCTCAGAGGACCAAATGATCGAGGAAAAAATTAGTGATTTAAATATGCCACAATCGtgtaatgaaaatttttctttacataaatatgggAACGTTGTGACGAATCCAAATAAGAGCAGTACTTACAATTTCTTTTCAAatcgcaaaaaaaaatattacaattttaGTTTAATTAatcataaaattaatgtGGGCAAGAGAGTTACAAGGTTAtggaaagaaaaacaaaatgaaatgaaaaaagcaACTTGTGTCTTAAAAGATAAAGCTCAACTGGGAGTTACTAATACAGAGGTATTTCCTGctaagaaaaataatgaaaaagaacaaggtaaatataagaaaaaacgaaaatttgaaaattgtATGACCAATATGACGACTTCACACAAgtttaggaaaaaaaaaaaaattaaactgaGTTACTATCCATCGAAAAAATGGGACAATGTGTGCAACAGAGATAAAAGGAAACACTTCAAGGAATGTGAAGCGAAAGAA TATAAAAAGGGCAATAGTAATATGCAGCAAAATcgaattttattaaatactgATGAAGAGAATggaaagcaaaaaaaaaaagaaaaaaaaaagaaaataaaaaaaaatgaaataaaaataaatgaattaaaaattaatgaaataagaataaataaaatagcaaATGTACAGGAGGAAGTACAAAAGAAGTACACAGACAAGGGTAGTGAAAACATCTTCTTTTATGAACATGAATGGGTAACCATAATTTTGcgaattataaataataacaatttcCATTTAGCAGAAAAATTGatgattttcatttttcaaaaagagGAACAGTTATATAGACAGTATTTTATAGAAGCTAAGGAAGAAGCGTTAAATAACAGGGAAGGTAAGAAATGTAACAAAAGCGACTGCACAGGGGTGAATGGATGTATAAACAagaatacaaataaaagcTGCACCAGCAAGAATGGTCAAGATGAAAGATTCTGCATAGGAAATAATGATACTGAAGATGGATATTATGGAGGTTGCAATGATCATAATGGCGATAGTCGTGAGTGCAGAGCTGAGGGGAAGAGAAAGGGGAAGAACCTTTCTCCTTTCATGGAACAAATATTTGACAACTGCCCTCAGGAATGGCCTCTCTTAGATGTAGGTATTCTGATTATAGTTTCTCAAATCGTTTGTTACATTTTTAACATGAACAAATGGGACATATTTTATGAGGgatgtaaaatatttgaaaagtaCTGCATtgcaattttattaaattcttCTTTGATTACATCTAAAAAGGATGGAAGCAGACTATTAATGTTTGAGCATGactttttctataaaataattacacCAAGGGGGGGTGAGCCTAAAAGCGGTATTAGTAATGTTGGCTATACAGGCTGCAGTGGACGTATGAACAACATTTTGAACTACCACATGAATTATCTAACGAATGACTACCTTATTAAAGAGAAAACCATATTAGATGTAATATTTCTAGCCTTGGCATATTATATAACTGTTAGTCAGAATTTAAGTGAGTACATTGAAAAGAACAATATTCTGTGCTACTTaaacttttttcaaaaaaatgcaGGTGTGAGGAAAAGGGGATTAACGAATGAAGATAGCGAAAGGGGAAAGAAGGAAACAAAAAAGCGGGTAAATATGCCAGGAGATCGATCAATTAGACCAAATGGACCACATGGACCTGATGGATCTAATGGATCCAATGGATCAGACGGACCTAGTGAATcaacaaataaaacaaaagaagcAGGGGGAGTGAACAAAATGGAACTATCCCTTGCTAACAGGCGGAGCATACAGAAAAGCAGATATGCCTTTTCCAGATTTTCCGAAAATTTGCAGAATAGAATAAAGGGAGAACCTCTGCAGCACGAAAAGAGCAAGATAAAAACGTACGAAAGGAATGTGAAAAGAAGGTTAAGCCTTCTTAGAACAACTAGATGTATAAGCGAAGTACAGAGGGGGAAGCATGTAAAgggtagtagtagtagtagccgtagaagtagcagtagtagtagatgtagtagtagtagctgtagtagtagtagctgtagtagtagtagtcgTAGTCGTAGTAGctgtagtagtagtagtcgTAGTCGTAGTAGctgtagtagtagtagtcgtagtagtaataatggtAGCCACGTTAAAAGGGGGGTATACGAAGGAATTGGTAGAGATAGTAGCATTAATGAGAGCTTATATGCTACAGAGTTACTTACGCAAAATGGGCATATAAAGAGAGAGGGAAACACCAAGGAACAGAGGAAATCTAAATCTAAAGGAGAAATGAATAGACAAAATATAGGAGCATGTGATATAGAAAACTTTTTCCTATTCaagaataacaaaattaacacTATTGTCAAATACCATACGAATAGTGcctttgaaaaattattatgtttaataATTATCGAAATTTTTAACCTGATTTATGATACTAGAGAATACTCAGTGGAAAATATACTAATcattagaaaattttttcgCGTTTTCCTTAATTATACACAGAAGAGATTTATATATTGGTCAATACAAATGCACTCTGTGGAAGTGAGTGACCTAGTGGAACGTTGCTCACTGGAAATGTTGAATACCATTTTTACAGAagacatattaaaaaatataaatgtacaaagTGTGGATGGAAAGGCTAGTATCGTTATGGATGAAGAGGAAGGGGGTGAAAAGAgtacaattaaaaattataaagagAGTAATAAAATACTACCATTTCCTTGCAAAGTTTATGACaactattttaatatgtGGATGTGGATTGAACgaatatttaatgaaaatttttatgaaattaataATCTAATGTACAACAATACATATCATTttgaaaagaattatatagaGAGCGgagatatatatatcaactatggaaaaatagaattaattagtcataatattaaaaggTTTTCTTCTTTGCAAAAACATAATTGcgctattttaaaaaaatactggATCATATTTGgattaaaagtaaaaaacaaaaaaatggagAGTAGTAAGGAATGGTTATCCCCCAGTTCATTACTTACATACAACAGTTTTAGGGATACTACTACTACAGcttctaataataatagtaatagtagcaGTAATAGTAGCAGTAATAGTAGCAGTGATAGTGACAGTAATAGGGACGGTAATAGGGACGGTAATAGGGACGGTAATAGGGACAGTAATAGGGAcagtaataatgatattcTCCGGGTAGCTACGCAGGatgcatttaaaaataaatcattttttactttagaaaaaaaagactaCAGGCACGACATACTTACGTTTCATTTCTTATCTTCCATAGAATCCATTTGTAACGTTTATCAATCGATGGAGGAAATACCATCATTCTTAcatctaaaaaataaaaaccaCTTGATAAATTGCATAATTAAGAAGAAGAGAGATGATGACAGTAGTATAAATTTAGTACGGGCGACTAGTACAAATGAGGGGAAACTCCTATCGTTAAGCAGTACCACTTCACTCTTCAACAGGGATGGCAAAGATAACCAAGATAACGAAGGTGACAATGATAACACGGATAACAGGGACCAACATATAGGTAGTACTTATCCCCTAAACGAGGAATCAAATGGCGACATCCTCTGGTTAAAGCAGTTAAAAAGAAGGCTAAAAATCTACGATATACAGTGGCATGAAGAATATGAAAAGAgatatttaaatttagttatatgtatgaaaatgatgaagaataaatttaaagaCAACAAATTGTTTAACCATATTATGAAGTGTAATGTTTCGTCTATTTGGCTAAATAAGAATCAAATATATCTCCAGTACATTCAAATAGCTATTAACTGTAAGTTCCTTTTAGGATCCTCTTACCATGACATCTAcctgttcataaaaaaaaattatgcatttGTTCTCAATCTAGTTTGGCGGAGCGTAAATAAGCAGGGGtcggaaaaaaataaaaaaaataaactaaaatataGCAATATGGGAGGAagcaaaatgaaacaaaacaaagaaaCGGAAAGACTCACCAGTGCCAGTGACTTGTGTGCAATGGATGATGAGGCAAATACAAACCTTAACACATGCACCCAATATAagtataaagaaaatttgatcgatgaaaaattttttgctATGTCTTGGGAAATAgctaatttttatttctgtaTTCTTTACTACAAACTAAAACTAAGAAGTATATTAGTCGAGTTATTAAAATGGGttgaattttttgaaaaagtaaaaaatagtataaagTTTGAATCTTTTAAGTTTCGCTGCACTTCATATATCttgcatattttaatttttatgaacgaTTATAAATATGCTCATAAAGTTGTAAAGCATAACTCGAAGTATTACTTTAAAGAGAGTCATCTGAGGAATGAAAAACTAGATGATAGACAAGGAAAAGATGTCTGCTCCTATTGTGGAAGGGACCCACATCTGAGTAGTTACTCAAATTGGAGTAGGAACACCAATGTGTGTAACCGCCAATCAGGTAGGAAGGAAGCAAATAGAACAGCAGGTAATGAAATGGAGGAGGGCGTAAAAATGTACTGTAGTAGAAGTGTCTTTCCGTATGATGACAGAAAAAGCTTATACTATGcacatataataaacaaatgtTATTTATACGAAAAATGGATCAATTTTTTgctgaaaaaatataatagtttAATTACGTATTTACTAATAAGgaaaaacattataaaattaattctctttaatagtaaaaatttaCGTTTTCTtatgataaagaaaaaggaaaacatatCAGTAAAGAGAGTTAGTGCAAAAATGGTAAGACTACAACAGGTTATATTAtcactttattatttatgtgtcaagttgtataaaaattattattatcattcaTCTATATTGCATTATAATACATCAAAACAAATTTTAGATGCATCTAgatatttaaatattgttattaaaaaaaaagaaataaccatgaattatatgaatttatgtACTCGCCAGAAGGGGCAAAACTTGAAAGAAGAAGCAAACAGTGACAAACCAAGTTGTTCGATTCATCATACATTATCAAATAACTTGCTACATGTAGATACTTTATGTAAGGACAACAACAATAGAAACAGCAGTAAGgacaacaacaacaatagAAACAGCAGTAAGGACAACGtcaacaataacaataacaataataataataataataatagtataacaacatttttgaaaaattattcctTAAATTATGGACAACATGATTATACGAACCTTACCGATGAAACGTCCACATATTCGAAGTTTCATTCAGGATATTATTACCCAACTAATAGTAAAGAGAACAATGAAAATAACAATCAGGAAGAAAACTCCGACGATATGTTTTATATGCATGCACTAATTCTAAGTATACAAATACAATACATCTTATCTATTTGTATCATTATTTGTTCGGACTTGTttaattttccaaaaaaagtaaaaagactcataaaaataaatgataaaaatacaa tgaaagtGAAAGGTTATACTAATAGAATGTATAACGATACATTTGATAACAATGATGATTACTATAATCAGAATGACTGTACGAAT